In the Candidatus Delongbacteria bacterium genome, one interval contains:
- the pta gene encoding phosphate acetyltransferase, with amino-acid sequence MANIMQEIIEKAKKRQKHIVLPEGFDERMIVAAEKLAKEGICRVTLLGNNDEILSMARDKNISLEGVNIINPLDSEWNTEFAEKLYDLRKHKGMTMEVAEETSKKFLFFGNLMVKTGKADGCVAGAYSTTGDVMRACLQVIGTAPGTKLVSSTFMMILKTGDVKFFSDCALVPDPNAEELASIAVSTAKTYKNIMGNEPVVAMLSFSTKGSGGNHPLVNKVVEATKIVRETAPELKVDGELQLDAAIVESIGSKKAPGSDVAGKANVLIFPDLNAGNIGYKLTQRLGDAEAIGPFVQGLALPSFDLSRGCSAEDIVNTSAVCSLMAE; translated from the coding sequence ATGGCTAACATCATGCAAGAAATAATCGAAAAAGCTAAAAAAAGACAGAAACATATCGTTTTACCAGAAGGTTTTGACGAAAGAATGATCGTCGCAGCAGAGAAACTTGCTAAAGAAGGTATCTGTAGAGTTACTTTACTTGGAAACAATGATGAAATTCTTTCAATGGCAAGAGATAAAAACATCTCTTTGGAAGGTGTTAATATTATCAATCCGCTTGATTCTGAGTGGAATACTGAATTTGCAGAAAAACTTTATGACCTTAGAAAACATAAAGGTATGACTATGGAAGTTGCTGAAGAGACTTCTAAAAAATTCTTATTCTTCGGTAATTTAATGGTTAAAACTGGTAAAGCTGACGGTTGTGTTGCCGGTGCTTATTCTACAACTGGTGATGTAATGAGAGCATGTCTTCAAGTTATTGGTACTGCTCCAGGAACAAAACTTGTTTCATCTACTTTCATGATGATTCTTAAAACAGGTGATGTTAAATTTTTCTCTGACTGTGCATTAGTTCCAGACCCAAATGCTGAAGAACTTGCTTCAATTGCTGTAAGTACAGCTAAAACTTATAAAAACATTATGGGTAATGAACCTGTAGTTGCTATGCTTTCTTTCTCTACTAAAGGTAGTGGTGGAAATCATCCTCTAGTTAATAAAGTAGTTGAAGCTACAAAAATAGTAAGAGAAACTGCTCCAGAACTTAAAGTTGATGGCGAGCTTCAATTAGATGCTGCAATTGTTGAATCAATTGGTAGTAAAAAAGCTCCAGGTAGTGATGTTGCCGGTAAAGCGAACGTACTTATTTTCCCTGACCTAAACGCTGGAAATATTGGTTATAAACTTACTCAAAGACTTGGTGATGCTGAAGCTATCGGACCATTTGTTCAAGGCTTGGCTCTTCCTTCATTTGATCTTTCCAGAGGTTGTAGTGCTGAAGATATCGTAAATACTTCTGCAGTTTGCAGTTTAATGGCTGAGTAA